The region tgcgtgtgatagtggactgaggaagatattttcctcaaagtttgctcctaacacaacaaggaacacatggacatagtagtattaccatttctacggcatccagctaacgccccgatgaataatgtaacgttacacgttgcccgatgatgacgatgggccgactttgagtgaagttctaccgactcaacacacgggttgttcccgaactggcctgatgtgtgcggtacggccgttttttcgtgtactttttttttacttggacacgtctatatccatagcactctcctcaagccaaggatggaacgaatagctgctgtataaaatgtgattagcggtaagatattcaagacgaatcttctctcccgaattaatgtgcccccctgtccgacagcaccgtaattgtgcgtgcggcggacggtagtttcaagttgaaatattatggtgtcagcacgactagagacaaaatctaccatatatatgattagtgcaaagatagtacatgatactgacagaataatagaaaaaaaggatggtttattgttctgctagattgatttcagtcaaccattatcggaaaaatcccgaatttaggttacccaacgttacatgtgcaaatgtatTTGAATATGCATATAGAAAGAAGATAACAGGTGAAGGAAGAGATGTTGTGGATGTAGCACAGACCTGGTGTGGATGTGTGTGGGCAGGTATGCTGCAGATGGAAGTCTGAGagaagaaacacacagacagattgAGCAAGTGAAGGCTACAAGTACAACAAGCAGATAGGCAGAAACTAGAACTATAAACAGCTGAGGTAGGTCACAAGATGTAGTCTTAGACATGGTTCTGAATTAGATAGGCCTTGTGTGCCAATTTGTCTCTACAGTATCTACCTTTACATGCAATAATCATAGAAAGATGAAAAGACACGACACATGAAACAAGTACCTTTGTTTACAGACTATATTTGGAGGGCATTTACCAATTGAAAGAAGAAGTCTTTCTGTCTGTGAATGATTGAAAACAGCACCTCTAAAGGGTGCTACACCAGcaaatgataatcaaataacgtaacatgacctatttacgtgcagaacctatttacgtccggtttggctcaagTCCACATGTcgtggtgtattatgccaaagcccgttctcatgagcaataaagaacatcataagtatgatccttagccatctctttaatttttgcacagcaaaacataatggccatgcgtttaccatgTGAACCCctcgtgccgcgcatgtgggggaaatttacagataaacattgtttttttccatcgtgtgaagcaagtggccggacagacatagtgacagttactgtgcatttttttctggtctatgttcttcaagcatatagcgctagaagggaaaagattcagtgGACGATactgggttaccctagcacaattcttcatcatatacctcagtataaatacatgctcgcacggcgttaaacaggcggagaaaatcttacagaccatgcattttctttttagaagagctgatatttctgcccatgggtttgaaatttggctctgtccgcgcggttttaagataaatacgttttgaataaatcggacgttaattgatcatgttacatgttacatgtacattgtatgtagtaCTGTAAGATGAATGGGACCACTCTAACCTGATGTCCAGGCCCTGTTGTGCCAGTACCACGGCCATGGCTGCACTCTCCATGTCTGCTCCGTACTGTGGGAGGGAATCTGACCGGGGAAAGGACTCCGGTCTCGTGTGCGACTCTGACATCGTCTCTGGAATTCATTTTGCAAAGAACGATTTACCAAACAAGGTTTACTTCAAAGTGCAGTTGTTATAATTAGGTATACATCCAAGAACTAAATTGCACTAAATGCTATTCAGTAGTCACATAACAGAATCTGATACCTTCTGTTATACTCAATATTTAGATAAGACAGATGACAATAATCCAAACAAAGTTTGAGAACAGAGTCAGAAATGTTGGTAAATCTTTTACCTGAAGATGTGAAATCATCTTCTGCAGTCACAGGAAACAGATCTGCAGCCTCTCCCGTCCGTTCTTCGCCGTACAACATCAGATTACCGGAGCCGTTATCAGACGACCTCCTGATATCTTCCCCCATGCTGTCCTCGTCGTAAGACTGTGAATCTCCCAGATCCTTGGACCCACCTGTGCTGATGGACCATCTTGGTGCTGAGGGACTCCCCGACATTTCCTGGGAGGAAACTTCCTTCAGCTTCTTACTGATGTAGTCTGTCTCCTCCTCCAGTGCATGCTGGTACTTCATCATTGACGAATCGTACGGCGTAGGAGGCGGAGTCTTGACGGGGAAGGACGTGGAGAGGGTTTGCGGCGCGCCGGCGATCATCCCCTCATCCTCCCCTTGCTCCATGGACATCGCGTTCAGTCTCGCGCTCATGTAGTCTGAGCTATCCTGAAGTTGACTTTGGTGCGTCAACATTGCTGAATCGTAAGGAGTAGGGGGAGGAGTCTTTGTCGGGAAGGATGAAGACAGATAAGATAGGTCGGGGCTGTCGCTAGGATAGCTCCTTGCTAGAACTTGATCACCAGGTTTTACGATTGCTATAGGTGGGGAGCCGGTTCCAAAGTCAAGGCTTGGCTCTTTGAAAGATACAGAGCCTTCAGACATTGGTTGTGACTTGGAAGCATAGAAGGGGCTTGGAGGGGAGTCACTGTCAATAATGGTGGccactttctttttcttcttcttcttgtccttcTTTTTGTCTTTGCTGGAAGAAGTGTCTGTGAGAAAAGAAGGTCCCATACAGTTAGAGCGTATCTGTACCTTGTTATGTACCAacaaaatcacttaaatctacATCAAGGTACGTACTACCATTTATAGTTATGGCCCAAACAATAGACATGGGAACTGAAGGTAGCAAATGAAAAGACAAAGAAGACTAATAGTCCAATTATATGTTACattattattaccttcaccaagaaggttatgcagagggtagcgtttgtgtgtgtgtttgtaacaaacagcataactctagaaggcttgcatggattgtcttgatatttggtaggtgggtagatcttgatgagacatggaaatgattagattttgggtcccctagctaCTTGTTAGGGTACTGAAGCCGAACTTCCTgctttgatatctcatgttctggacatgctatggtcctgatttttgagtggtagatagctctttggacagagagtaagtggtataggttttggccccctagttgTTTATCCAATGTCCTAAGTCAAGCCTGCTGTTTTGGTGACAAAAGCCATTCATACCAAGAGGGTCCCACAGAAGACACTCACCTCCACTGGGCACATCTAATGCATACACAGGTTGTGGTTCCTCCCCAGGTTTCTGACTGGTGACTCCACTGGTGACATTCCCCACCATGGTGGCCAGTGGCTCCAGTAGGGAGGCAGTGGACGCCTGCTTTACTGTGTTCAGCTCTGCTTTGTCTATATTGATGGCAAACAGTATGGAGCCCAGGCCTAGGGGAAAATACAACAGGTTGACTACAGCAACGGATTTAAGTATGGCAACTAACTTTGCTTATTTGACTACATTTTAGataatcataattcatataaaTGCAAGACTGATGATGTGACATAAGAATAGATTACTGAACTGAATTTTCAAAAGAAATTCTCTGATTATAAAATCAGGAATAAGTCGATGTAATTTTGAATCTGACTGAACTTTAGGTCGTAGATCGtatccaaatacatgtacaacttttttttctgagaaGATGAGTTGATTTGCTGCAAGTACATTTATTATAACTTAGCATTCAGTGATCTCCTAGTTTTTAGAACTATCCAGAATGATGTACAGATGGTAGTGTTGTTTACCTGCAGCCATGTTAGGAAGCATGCTGGATCTCTCATCATCCAGGACAAAGGCCCAGTCATCATAGTGTTGTCTGGAAATAAGCATTGAACAATGTCAGACCATCCTTCCAGCTCTTTCTTACTGTTTTATGACCATCAGCCAAGGGGATTGGAAACACAACTAAAACAGGTCACAAAAAGACACTTGAATTATTTCAGTCTTTGAGACAGTGTGAGCTTCCACCATAAGTTTACGGTATTGGTAAACTCCCTTTGACATAGCGTTTTGCTGATGATTTaggaaaatgcattaaaattaTAATGTGAAGGTGAATAGAACATTTTATGGCCTTTGCACATGTTATAGAAGTCAACAAATCTTATTCTTAACCATTACTCCTTAAAATTGTGACAGTTCCTTTCTATAGTCATCAAAATGTCCCCTATAAGAAAAAAGCCCATCATAAGTACCTGAGTAGATTAGTGTTCCCCAGTAAGGAATGCAGGTATCTCTCCAGCGAGTGTTCGTTCAGGGCTGACCTGAGCCACGCCCTGCCCCGCCCTGCGTCCGTGGTAACCTGCTGCAGCATCAGGTAGCGCTGAAGCTCGTGTTTGTTCAGATGTTCTCTCATACACTGCCAGAAGACTAGGGCGGGGAGGGTAGATAATGTTCATTTAAGTGGGCcacatcaaggacattatatagtgtccttggtcACATCTTCACAAATATAATTCAGAGAAAACTTCAGAAGCAAAACAATGGACAAAGCAATCACAAGGTACTTTCAGTTTCACACTCACCTGGTTCTGTTTCACCTTTCATGTTGATACCTGTGACCTGTTGTGTTACCTGCCTGTAACAGAGATCATAAATCAACTACAGTGTACTTATACACAGTCGCAGAATGCATAATGCTACAGGCATAAAGGCTGACATCTGCATTCTTTCACTTAGTGCTATGTTGAAGAAGAAATTTAATGAAAACTAACTTGATTGCAGCCAACCCCTTGGCTCTCTTCATCCCATGTTGAAGAACTGTTTCAAACTGGTTCAATAAACACACAACCCTGGGAAAAAACAGAAGTCATGAATGTTGTCAAACAAAAATAGAAGAAGGATGGAAGGTGAAAACCAGTTTCAACATATCAAATGTAAAGCAGTAAAGATTTAacacatgtatttcaaaatcagggAGTTAATGATATGCCATGGAAATTTTCTGCTGCAAAAGAACACTTTCACCACATGACCCAATACCTACAAGGAAATTCTTATTTTAGACCCAACGACATTATGACATGTGTATGGACAGAGCAACATAATGCATTATGTATACTCTTTATTTCAAAGTCTAGGTGTATAGGACTGGTGCATAACAATGCTAAAGCCTCCACTTTGGTTTCCATCAGGCACCAATATCCCAAAGCTCTGTGGTAAAAGCTAATGGAGGCATAAGTACTCTTTGAATGTGTGAAGGAGATGTGCAGTGTACATGCCAAGTGGATCCAATGATTGGATCCATTCCAATGAATAGAGTAgtcaaaaacatcaaaacccAAATCAGATAATTTGACACTATATAGAGAACTTGCATGCTGTATGTAAATGCTTCTGCTTTGAGTAGAATAATTGTTTCAACACGGGATGACTATTAGTAATCTATGAAATGTGTATTGTAAGGTCTAAGGTGATAATGGGTGCATTTCATAGCTAGTGGGGAGAGGGGCATGAGAGGGGTTTCTTTGAGTTCAACCCACCTGCTGTCACTGTCTGTggccagctctgtcctgccaccaAACCTGATCTGACACTGCAAGGAAAAAAACGATTTTTCCTAAAGGCTCACAACTACAATTTAGGAGCACAGAAAAACTTGTATGTAAAATCAAggtaagatataaaaaaaaattaaaaaaattataacacatggaactatttttttttaattgcagaGAGTTAAGAGAAcgaaaacaaagacaaaaactGAAGAAACTGTTAATGTCTGAATCACCTGTTTGACTCCATCCAGCAGCCTGTCCAACAGGTTCTGGCGCTCAGCCTGATGAGCGTCTGCAAGTGCACCTGATcaacaacacacaaaaatatcagaATCTACCTTCAATcatctagcctgagtgtcgtcctgtttcagttccaggctctaccttggTGAAGGTAgggcctggaactgaaacaggctATCAATCATCATCTACCGAGTTAAAGCATTCCATTGAGTCTGAACAGGTGCAAAAACAAGAACTTGAATAAGACTTTTAAAGTCCAGTCCGTAGGTCAATCGGATTTGAGATTGCTTAAACCCCAGTTATCAAGGAAATGTATTCTATAAAGAGACCTACCCATTCCATCCACATATGTCAAGTTCATGGTGAATATGACATTAACTCCCCTAACAAAGATTATCACAGGAAGAAACAGGAACACATATGCATTTTATGATGACCTAGTCAGAAAACTTTAAGTGACGTGGTGACCTAATTGTAAGTATAACTAGTGTGTTTATCACACCATCCACACGTGTCTGTACACATGGTGAGAACACGCTGGGCAAAGGTCAGTCACATATCTGACACTTCATACGGTCATGAAATAATGGCTGGagtttgtaacagtggggatcaacctccactaactgaccagtctaactggtctagaccttttaacCTAGTGGTACACTGTAAGCGCGCTTGATTCCCAAGCGTTGCGGATCGGgatcgcccctttgggtttttgcAAGTTTATCAAATGTGATGAGGTATTAGGAGACCATTTCCATAGCTTGCCTCCTCTAAGCAACTATTACATCAAATAGACAAAATAAGACCAGCTGTTTTCCTTCACTACTTATGACATCAGTAGTGTGGCCTGTTGATCTTCCTGATTTGATCAGACAATTTTGTGTTAATGTTTTAAATAATTGATGCAACAGATAGTTGTGACCAATATTCTTCCATTTAGCAAGATACTAGTACCTTCTGCAGCTTTTGCTTCTCGTATAATTTTCTTTGGTTTTCAATAAGGAATATGCATATTCTGACTGATTAATTATGTACAATACGTCCAGGCCCCACGATTGCAACAGTTTTGGCATCCAAGTTTGACTCATGCAAAATTAGATTAAATATTTTGGGGAACTGACTTAAGATTTGGGCGTTTTTTCTGCTCTGTCATCATTGCGAGTTCTTTGGTTACCAGGTAGCCAAGTTTTCACGTTATAGAGTGACAGCAGGGTCTGATTTGAACAGCAGGCATGTAAACAGGACGTTGGTCCAAACAAGTGTGTCACAAGATCACATCACATGTTGACAAGCATTCAGCAAAATCTACTCTAAATGCTGTCACCGAAGTCCACAACACCCGGCAATCAACTGAGCGTTTCTGAGTAACACAAGCGTCAGGCGATAGATCAGGTAATCTGTCTTACCACTCATAGTCTCTCCTTCCCTATGGCTCACTGCGATTCTTCAAGACGGGAAGCAGAGGTCTGTTGTAGAGAGATTTTTCATTCCACTTCCATCGCTTCCTCTTCCACTCTCCCAGCCAAAATACGATCAGGTCATATCGGACTAGTCCACTAGACATGTCAAAATATTGATTCTGTATTCATAAATCAATACATATTTAATAACA is a window of Branchiostoma lanceolatum isolate klBraLanc5 chromosome 8, klBraLanc5.hap2, whole genome shotgun sequence DNA encoding:
- the LOC136439718 gene encoding sorting nexin-29-like isoform X1; protein product: MSGALADAHQAERQNLLDRLLDGVKQCQIRFGGRTELATDSDSRVVCLLNQFETVLQHGMKRAKGLAAIKQVTQQVTGINMKGETEPVFWQCMREHLNKHELQRYLMLQQVTTDAGRGRAWLRSALNEHSLERYLHSLLGNTNLLRQHYDDWAFVLDDERSSMLPNMAAGLGSILFAINIDKAELNTVKQASTASLLEPLATMVGNVTSGVTSQKPGEEPQPVYALDVPSGDTSSSKDKKKDKKKKKKKVATIIDSDSPPSPFYASKSQPMSEGSVSFKEPSLDFGTGSPPIAIVKPGDQVLARSYPSDSPDLSYLSSSFPTKTPPPTPYDSAMLTHQSQLQDSSDYMSARLNAMSMEQGEDEGMIAGAPQTLSTSFPVKTPPPTPYDSSMMKYQHALEEETDYISKKLKEVSSQEMSGSPSAPRWSISTGGSKDLGDSQSYDEDSMGEDIRRSSDNGSGNLMLYGEERTGEAADLFPVTAEDDFTSSETMSESHTRPESFPRSDSLPQYGADMESAAMAVVLAQQGLDIRLPSAAYLPTHIHTSSVRTQGDGSVATTLPASSSPRHETMSTSELKQAVVAMMLRKDEVEEQNRSMRSLLDAEMENSARLRVETEELKKKHSLQQERSTTKIQALTRENEVLKHQLKKYVGAVQMLKRSGAQGSEILAGLVRVQEDEQPAPPPPPEGTVDYSEEAAQYKEKLIQVAEMHGELMQFNEHLHMDLLSKDNLIQRLKEELVELRGPLPEDSVTEETSGTDADLSLVTRALVNIWIPSVFLRGKASDTHHVYQVYIRIRDEEWNIYRRYAQFYELHSQMKKKFPSVASLGFPPKKAIGNKDSKFVEDRRKRLQNYLRHLMNVVVQNTQGLVAGAGRERLVGVLPFFGDPYPPISNKPSRSGPFGRKKSKQEAPAQQKQKQQQQQRHQSYMGL
- the LOC136439718 gene encoding sorting nexin-29-like isoform X2; its protein translation is MSGALADAHQAERQNLLDRLLDGVKQCQIRFGGRTELATDSDSRVVCLLNQFETVLQHGMKRAKGLAAIKQVTQQVTGINMKGETEPVFWQCMREHLNKHELQRYLMLQQVTTDAGRGRAWLRSALNEHSLERYLHSLLGNTNLLRQHYDDWAFVLDDERSSMLPNMAAGLGSILFAINIDKAELNTVKQASTASLLEPLATMVGNVTSGVTSQKPGEEPQPVYALDVPSGDTSSSKDKKKDKKKKKKKVATIIDSDSPPSPFYASKSQPMSEGSVSFKEPSLDFGTGSPPIAIVKPGDQVLARSYPSDSPDLSYLSSSFPTKTPPPTPYDSAMLTHQSQLQDSSDYMSARLNAMSMEQGEDEGMIAGAPQTLSTSFPVKTPPPTPYDSSMMKYQHALEEETDYISKKLKEVSSQEMSGSPSAPRWSISTGGSKDLGDSQSYDEDSMGEDIRRSSDNGSGNLMLYGEERTGEAADLFPVTAEDDFTSSETMSESHTRPESFPRSDSLPQYGADMESAAMAVVLAQQGLDISSVRTQGDGSVATTLPASSSPRHETMSTSELKQAVVAMMLRKDEVEEQNRSMRSLLDAEMENSARLRVETEELKKKHSLQQERSTTKIQALTRENEVLKHQLKKYVGAVQMLKRSGAQGSEILAGLVRVQEDEQPAPPPPPEGTVDYSEEAAQYKEKLIQVAEMHGELMQFNEHLHMDLLSKDNLIQRLKEELVELRGPLPEDSVTEETSGTDADLSLVTRALVNIWIPSVFLRGKASDTHHVYQVYIRIRDEEWNIYRRYAQFYELHSQMKKKFPSVASLGFPPKKAIGNKDSKFVEDRRKRLQNYLRHLMNVVVQNTQGLVAGAGRERLVGVLPFFGDPYPPISNKPSRSGPFGRKKSKQEAPAQQKQKQQQQQRHQSYMGL